In Aquimarina sp. TRL1, a single window of DNA contains:
- a CDS encoding anthranilate synthase component I family protein translates to MRSIKSYTLEDVDNFKEQLLYWAQQFDEIVWLDSNQYAQQYGSYDAVLAVDAFTSIKTDDQGAFDKLKEYQGITSDWIFGCLSYDLKNDTELLSSKNTDYLYFPELFFFQPKRLYFIRGNEVTMSYLRMAEDEMETDFSEVCAISKETIDNNTTSSCERIKIRLRITKDVYKEKVETMLEHIHRGDIYEANFCQEFYAENSCINPLDTYRRLNAISAPPFATYFRMGSNYLLSASPERYLRKEGQKIISQPIKGTAKRSADKEEDMQLITQLKNDPKERSENVMIVDLVRNDLSRTATKGSVQVEELCKIYSFEQVHQMISTVVSEVSPSISPVDVIRTTFPMGSMTGAPKISAMEIIEKLESAKRGLYSGSVGYFSPEGDFDFNVIIRSILYNEAAAYISYTVGGAITAKSTPEKEYEECLIKAKAMREVLESSN, encoded by the coding sequence GTGCGTAGTATTAAAAGCTATACATTAGAAGATGTAGATAATTTTAAAGAACAATTACTTTATTGGGCGCAACAGTTTGATGAGATAGTCTGGTTGGATTCGAATCAATATGCACAGCAATACGGTAGTTATGATGCCGTATTAGCAGTAGATGCTTTTACATCCATAAAAACAGATGATCAGGGAGCCTTTGATAAACTAAAAGAGTATCAGGGGATTACCTCTGATTGGATTTTTGGGTGCTTATCATACGATCTTAAAAATGATACAGAGTTACTATCCTCTAAAAATACAGATTATCTTTATTTTCCTGAGTTATTCTTCTTTCAGCCCAAACGATTGTACTTTATCAGAGGTAATGAAGTGACTATGTCGTACCTTAGAATGGCGGAAGATGAGATGGAAACAGACTTTTCTGAGGTATGTGCAATTAGTAAAGAAACGATAGATAACAATACTACTTCCAGTTGTGAACGAATAAAAATACGCCTTAGGATTACCAAAGATGTATATAAAGAGAAAGTGGAGACCATGTTGGAGCATATCCATCGTGGTGATATATACGAGGCAAATTTCTGCCAGGAATTTTACGCAGAGAACAGCTGTATCAATCCATTGGATACATACAGACGATTAAATGCGATTTCAGCACCACCTTTTGCTACTTATTTCCGAATGGGAAGTAACTATTTATTGTCGGCTTCTCCGGAGCGATACCTGAGAAAAGAAGGACAAAAAATTATTTCACAGCCGATAAAAGGAACTGCTAAGCGATCAGCAGATAAGGAAGAAGATATGCAGTTGATAACACAACTGAAAAACGATCCTAAAGAACGATCAGAAAATGTGATGATTGTCGATCTGGTACGAAATGATCTTTCCCGGACAGCAACAAAAGGAAGCGTTCAGGTAGAAGAATTGTGCAAGATATATAGCTTTGAACAGGTACATCAAATGATTTCTACAGTGGTATCAGAAGTATCACCTTCGATTTCTCCTGTCGATGTGATCAGAACGACCTTTCCTATGGGAAGTATGACAGGGGCACCTAAAATATCTGCTATGGAAATCATTGAGAAATTAGAAAGTGCAAAAAGAGGACTGTACAGTGGATCTGTGGGATATTTTAGCCCCGAAGGAGATTTTGATTTTAATGTGATTATTCGCAGTATTCTTTATAATGAGGCAGCTGCTTACATTTCATACACGGTAGGAGGAGCTATCACGGCAAAATCAACTCCTGAAAAAGAATATGAAGAATGTCTGATCAAAGCAAAAGCAATGCGGGAAGTGTTGGAATCATCGAATTAA
- a CDS encoding NADPH-dependent FMN reductase, giving the protein MKNMLAFSGSNNSQSINHQLVEFVVRELGIEGTKIISLLQYEMPMYSEDYERKNGLPGMALALRQEISEATYLIISVNEHNGTLSAFFKNVIDWLSRVDRNFLAGKKILLMSTSPGQRGGTGALETCKQLLPRFGGEIIEHFSFPSFYANYDTESKQLTDEMILLGLREVLTTFAQQIN; this is encoded by the coding sequence ATGAAAAACATGTTAGCATTTTCCGGCTCTAATAACAGCCAGTCAATCAACCATCAGTTAGTGGAGTTTGTAGTGAGAGAATTAGGGATAGAAGGAACCAAAATTATTAGTTTACTACAGTATGAGATGCCTATGTATAGTGAAGATTATGAAAGAAAGAATGGGCTTCCAGGAATGGCATTGGCACTACGACAGGAAATCTCCGAAGCTACTTATTTAATTATATCAGTTAATGAACATAATGGTACGTTAAGTGCTTTTTTCAAAAATGTAATCGATTGGTTGTCCAGAGTAGATCGCAATTTTCTGGCAGGAAAAAAGATATTATTGATGAGTACTTCTCCGGGGCAAAGAGGAGGAACAGGTGCATTAGAAACCTGTAAGCAGCTATTGCCCAGATTCGGAGGTGAGATTATAGAACATTTTAGTTTTCCTTCGTTTTATGCAAACTACGATACCGAATCAAAGCAACTTACTGATGAAATGATTTTATTGGGATTAAGGGAAGTTCTCACTACTTTTGCTCAACAAATTAACTAA
- a CDS encoding GTP-binding protein: protein MEAIITVVGFLGAGKTTLLRYLMTNFIEKSWQPYIILNDYENAHLDAQQFAEQIEPKWVNALTGSCICCSGINELRNLVNRIPERTNGVTLIEANGTSDACALMEFLGVGLQERFLPPIQVSVVDVKNWQQRGEHNELEANQVQVSSLIVLTHLEKTSKQRQDIVIKELESLAPMATIIPMEALEVLLLPELLPSTATPTKLVHQKAHWSSCSADVPVLPGIASIYSICNALPSHILRVKGCVQINNEKGYTYFERKPDGEIHIRPFNGIPVTGTKLLTIGPGSTPSLLEEAIQMSLETMDAS, encoded by the coding sequence ATGGAAGCTATTATTACAGTTGTGGGGTTTTTAGGAGCAGGTAAAACAACCTTGCTGCGATATTTGATGACCAATTTTATTGAAAAATCCTGGCAGCCTTATATTATTCTCAATGATTATGAAAATGCCCATTTGGATGCTCAGCAGTTTGCAGAACAAATTGAACCAAAATGGGTGAATGCTCTTACAGGAAGCTGTATTTGTTGTAGTGGGATTAATGAGCTTAGGAATTTAGTGAATAGAATCCCAGAACGAACCAATGGCGTTACACTCATAGAGGCAAATGGAACCTCAGATGCATGTGCTCTTATGGAGTTTTTGGGGGTAGGATTACAGGAACGTTTTTTACCTCCTATACAGGTATCTGTGGTAGATGTAAAGAATTGGCAACAGCGAGGAGAGCATAATGAACTGGAAGCAAATCAAGTTCAGGTATCTTCCCTGATTGTTCTGACACATCTGGAAAAAACAAGTAAACAAAGGCAGGATATCGTGATCAAAGAACTGGAGTCTCTTGCCCCTATGGCAACAATAATTCCTATGGAGGCACTGGAGGTTTTATTACTACCTGAACTCCTGCCATCAACAGCCACCCCAACAAAGTTAGTGCATCAAAAAGCACATTGGTCCTCCTGTTCGGCAGATGTGCCAGTGTTACCAGGAATAGCGAGTATTTATTCGATTTGCAATGCCTTGCCTTCACATATATTGCGAGTGAAGGGGTGTGTGCAGATTAATAATGAAAAAGGATACACATATTTTGAACGAAAACCAGACGGAGAAATACATATCAGACCTTTTAATGGAATTCCTGTTACAGGAACTAAGTTACTCACCATAGGTCCCGGGAGTACCCCATCTCTGCTCGAAGAGGCAATCCAAATGAGTTTGGAGACTATGGATGCTTCTTGA
- a CDS encoding DNA alkylation repair protein, translated as MTYNEIIEHLYELQDPEKVVFKEKKFGIVSNNSLGIYHKELKEIAREIGRDNKLALQLFDSGIYEARLLCSKLFTPKDVTEPLMEKWVKTFENWEICDSFSMGLFAKSEWALTKILEWSERTPEFEKRAGFATMAAYCMADKKSGNELFEQFFPLIEREADDERLYVKKAVNWALRNIGKRNVDLNKQAIEVANTLIKSTTPTAKWIAKNALNELQKRPIRMSDYPRAIYRNPNT; from the coding sequence GTGACATATAATGAAATTATAGAACATCTGTATGAGTTACAAGATCCCGAAAAAGTGGTTTTTAAAGAAAAGAAATTCGGTATTGTGTCTAATAACTCTTTAGGGATATACCATAAAGAGTTAAAAGAGATTGCCAGAGAAATAGGTAGAGATAACAAGCTGGCGCTACAATTGTTTGATAGTGGGATTTATGAAGCCAGGCTTCTATGTAGTAAATTATTTACTCCAAAAGATGTAACAGAACCATTGATGGAGAAGTGGGTGAAAACTTTCGAAAACTGGGAAATCTGTGATAGCTTTTCTATGGGGCTTTTTGCCAAAAGTGAATGGGCACTTACTAAAATTTTAGAATGGAGTGAAAGAACTCCGGAATTTGAAAAAAGGGCTGGTTTTGCTACTATGGCAGCGTATTGTATGGCAGATAAAAAGTCCGGGAATGAATTATTCGAACAGTTTTTTCCTCTCATTGAGCGAGAAGCTGATGATGAAAGGTTGTATGTAAAAAAAGCGGTCAATTGGGCCCTGAGAAATATAGGGAAACGGAATGTAGATTTGAATAAGCAAGCCATTGAAGTAGCTAATACCTTAATAAAATCGACTACCCCCACTGCAAAATGGATTGCTAAGAATGCACTGAATGAACTACAAAAAAGACCCATACGCATGTCAGACTACCCAAGAGCGATTTACAGAAATCCCAATACCTGA
- a CDS encoding S41 family peptidase codes for MRGVIIILISMFWWGKLFAQITFQNTISKTEKIYGVSKFWNEVNYNFVYFDKVDEKAWESMYKSLLMEVQNTKTDYEYYRLLQKFCATLKDGHTNIWLPKGIRNHILNGEFGDYKFSLKNINGKAIITQINSDKKEEIPVGTEIIEVNGLPTSEYIRAFVKPYIATSTKHILENQSVAELLKAPEETLFKLNLKKPNKEKIFLELLVKKATDTKMYPPKKVKSLLDFKWLKGEIAYVSLNSFGDPKIDSLFIAQLPEIKKAKKLIVDIRNNGGGNTNIGMEILKYLTNDNELQNVQSLSRLHVPTFKAWGLAYNLKAKDTLQGSEENRKLIRQAYLTTKGSYYHRFPYYTTENKIDMSSRVVVPTAILIGNNTGSSAEDFLISSDNQQHMIKIGEPTYGSTGQPMLFNLPGGGVARICTKKDTYPDGREFVGYGVQPDILVKKTYEDYIFDKDPVLERAVEYLNKG; via the coding sequence ATGAGAGGAGTAATCATTATACTTATAAGTATGTTTTGGTGGGGAAAGTTATTTGCGCAAATAACTTTTCAAAATACAATTTCTAAGACTGAGAAAATATATGGAGTCTCTAAATTCTGGAACGAAGTCAACTATAATTTCGTCTACTTTGATAAGGTTGATGAAAAAGCGTGGGAGTCAATGTATAAGTCATTACTCATGGAAGTACAGAATACTAAAACTGATTATGAGTATTATCGTTTATTGCAAAAATTTTGTGCAACACTAAAAGATGGACATACAAACATATGGCTTCCAAAAGGCATTAGAAATCATATTCTTAATGGAGAATTTGGAGACTATAAATTTTCTTTAAAAAATATTAATGGTAAAGCAATTATTACACAAATAAACTCGGATAAGAAGGAAGAAATACCCGTTGGGACCGAAATCATTGAAGTAAATGGATTACCAACGAGTGAATATATCCGTGCATTTGTAAAACCTTACATTGCTACCTCTACAAAACATATACTAGAAAATCAATCGGTAGCCGAGTTATTAAAAGCTCCAGAAGAAACGCTATTTAAACTAAACTTAAAAAAACCAAACAAGGAAAAAATATTTTTAGAGCTTCTTGTAAAGAAAGCCACTGATACTAAAATGTATCCACCAAAGAAAGTGAAAAGTTTACTAGACTTTAAATGGCTGAAAGGAGAAATAGCTTATGTGAGTTTAAATAGTTTTGGAGATCCAAAAATTGATTCGCTTTTCATTGCCCAATTACCGGAAATAAAGAAAGCTAAAAAACTTATTGTAGATATCAGAAATAATGGAGGAGGGAACACAAATATCGGAATGGAAATACTAAAGTATTTAACGAATGATAATGAGTTACAAAATGTCCAGTCATTAAGCAGATTACATGTGCCTACTTTCAAAGCATGGGGACTAGCGTATAATTTAAAAGCAAAAGATACCTTGCAAGGGTCTGAAGAAAATAGAAAGTTGATTCGTCAAGCATATTTAACAACAAAAGGAAGTTATTATCATAGATTCCCTTACTATACAACAGAAAATAAAATAGATATGTCCTCTCGTGTTGTCGTCCCTACTGCGATTTTGATAGGTAATAATACAGGGTCTTCTGCTGAGGATTTTTTAATTTCATCCGATAATCAGCAACATATGATCAAAATAGGAGAACCAACGTATGGAAGTACCGGTCAACCTATGTTATTTAATTTACCAGGAGGAGGTGTCGCTAGAATATGTACAAAAAAAGACACGTATCCAGATGGTCGAGAGTTTGTCGGATATGGAGTTCAGCCAGATATTTTGGTTAAAAAAACATATGAAGATTATATATTTGATAAAGACCCTGTTTTAGAGAGAGCTGTTGAATATTTAAATAAAGGTTGA